From a region of the Actinopolymorpha singaporensis genome:
- a CDS encoding ABC transporter permease yields the protein MRSVGLGPATLVLLPVLAGLAALLSRLGGLGHQRALPLAVGRAVLQLAAVGLVVGFALSSYAGTLAFLVLMAGVATFTSGRRLRGLPGAWARAGAAIVVPATPVLVLLLLTRSVPANPATLLPLGGILVGGAMSATTLAGRRVLAELRGRWGEVEAAMVVGLTPRQAYREIAGRAGADALLPALDQTRTVGLVTLPGTFVGMVLGGAPPLRAAAFQLVVLVCLLAVEAAAIVLVTELVAAAAPFPRPSL from the coding sequence ATGCGCTCCGTCGGCCTTGGTCCCGCGACCCTCGTACTCCTCCCGGTCCTGGCCGGCCTCGCCGCCCTGTTGTCGAGGCTCGGCGGCCTCGGCCACCAGCGCGCCCTCCCGCTCGCCGTCGGCCGCGCGGTCCTCCAGCTCGCCGCGGTCGGGCTCGTGGTCGGCTTCGCGCTCTCGTCGTACGCCGGGACGCTGGCGTTCCTCGTCCTGATGGCCGGGGTAGCGACCTTCACCAGCGGCCGCCGGCTGCGTGGACTGCCGGGCGCCTGGGCACGGGCGGGTGCGGCGATCGTCGTACCCGCGACACCGGTCCTCGTCCTCCTCCTGCTGACCCGTAGCGTCCCGGCGAACCCGGCCACCCTCCTCCCCCTCGGCGGCATCCTGGTCGGCGGGGCGATGTCGGCCACCACCCTCGCCGGCCGGCGGGTGCTGGCCGAGCTCCGCGGGCGCTGGGGTGAGGTCGAGGCGGCGATGGTCGTCGGGCTGACACCGCGGCAGGCGTACCGCGAGATCGCCGGACGGGCCGGAGCGGACGCTCTGCTGCCCGCGCTCGACCAGACTCGTACCGTCGGCCTGGTGACCCTGCCCGGCACGTTCGTGGGGATGGTCCTCGGTGGCGCCCCGCCGCTGCGGGCCGCGGCGTTCCAGCTGGTCGTGCTGGTGTGCCTGCTCGCGGTGGAGGCGGCTGCGATCGTGCTGGTCACCGAACTCGTCGCGGCGGCCGCGCCGTTCCCCCGGCCCTCGCTCTGA
- a CDS encoding DNA gyrase/topoisomerase IV subunit A: protein MARRKTTLPPPDDFEEQISDIDVGDEMRTSFLEYAYSVIYTRALPDARDGLKPVQRRILYTMSDMGLRPDRAHVKSARVVGEVMGKLHPHGDSAIYDALVRMAQPFAMRVPLIDGHGNFGSHDDSPAAMRYTECRMAAPALAMTGSLDEDVVDWKPNYDGQESEPQVLPAAIPNLLVNGASGIAVGMATNMAPHNLVEVVQALRQLIKKPSSSLDDLMRYIPGPDLPTGGKIVGLTGIRDAYETGRGAFRMRATVRIDNVTPRRKGLIVTELPYNVGPERVMERIKLLVQSKKLQGIADLKDLTDRAHGLRLVIEIKNGFHPEAILEQLYKLTPMEESFNINNVALVDGQPRTLGLKQLLEVYLGHRYDVTRRRTRFRLTKASDRLHLVEGLLLAIIDIDEVIQIVRGSDDAGQAKDRLMTVFDLTEIQAQYILDMQLRRLTKFSRIELEKEKSSLEKEIEELSAILEDERLLRRLVSGELTEMANAYGTERRTVLLESSGHAVTSTVPLEVADDPCWVLLSSTGLMARTTGADPLPTEGSRAKHDVVVSAVRGTARGQVGLVTSSGRLVRLNVLDMPALPPTAHVPNLQGGAPLSEFVSLDKGERGLCLTTLDPDSPGLALGTAAGVVKRLAPDHLANRDSWEVITLKAGDEVVGATELRTGEEDLVFVTSDAQLLRFSAGAVRPQGRTAGGVSGIRLGAKARVVFFGAVPADREAVVVTVAGSTSALPGMDGGSLKVAPYSEYPAKGRATGGVRCHRFLKGEEVIQLAWAGPAPARAATAAGAAVPLPAATGRRDGSGEPSTKPIAAIGGPLV, encoded by the coding sequence ATGGCCCGTCGCAAAACCACGCTGCCGCCCCCGGACGACTTCGAGGAGCAGATCAGCGACATCGACGTCGGCGACGAGATGCGGACGAGCTTCCTCGAATACGCCTATTCGGTTATCTACACCCGGGCGCTTCCCGACGCCCGCGACGGCCTCAAGCCGGTGCAGCGCCGCATCCTCTACACCATGTCCGACATGGGGCTGCGCCCCGACCGCGCCCACGTCAAGAGCGCGCGGGTGGTCGGTGAGGTGATGGGTAAGTTGCACCCGCACGGCGACAGCGCGATCTACGACGCGCTGGTCCGGATGGCGCAGCCGTTCGCGATGCGGGTGCCGCTGATCGACGGTCACGGAAACTTCGGCTCCCACGACGACAGCCCGGCCGCGATGCGCTACACCGAGTGCCGGATGGCGGCACCGGCGCTGGCGATGACCGGGTCCCTGGACGAGGACGTCGTCGACTGGAAGCCCAACTACGACGGCCAGGAGAGTGAGCCGCAGGTCCTGCCGGCGGCGATCCCCAACCTGCTGGTCAACGGCGCCTCCGGCATCGCGGTCGGGATGGCGACCAACATGGCGCCGCACAACCTGGTCGAGGTGGTCCAGGCGCTCCGGCAGCTGATCAAGAAGCCGAGTTCGAGCCTCGACGACCTGATGCGGTACATCCCCGGCCCCGACCTGCCCACCGGCGGCAAGATCGTGGGCCTGACCGGCATCCGGGACGCCTACGAGACCGGGCGGGGCGCGTTCAGGATGCGGGCAACGGTCCGGATCGACAACGTGACGCCCCGGCGCAAGGGCCTGATCGTCACCGAGCTCCCCTACAACGTCGGCCCCGAGCGGGTGATGGAGCGCATCAAGCTGCTCGTCCAGTCCAAGAAGCTGCAGGGCATCGCCGACCTGAAGGACCTCACCGACCGCGCGCACGGGCTGCGGCTCGTCATCGAGATCAAGAACGGCTTCCACCCCGAGGCGATCCTCGAGCAGCTCTACAAGCTCACGCCGATGGAGGAGTCGTTCAACATCAACAACGTCGCCCTCGTCGACGGCCAGCCACGCACGCTCGGGCTCAAGCAACTGCTGGAGGTCTACCTCGGCCACCGCTACGACGTCACCCGGCGGCGCACGAGGTTCCGGCTGACCAAGGCCTCCGACCGCCTGCATCTGGTCGAGGGCCTGCTGCTGGCCATCATCGACATCGACGAGGTCATCCAGATCGTCCGCGGCAGCGACGACGCAGGCCAGGCGAAGGACCGGCTGATGACCGTCTTCGACCTCACCGAGATCCAGGCGCAGTACATCCTCGACATGCAGCTGCGCAGGCTGACGAAGTTCTCCCGCATCGAGCTGGAGAAGGAGAAGTCCTCGCTGGAGAAGGAGATCGAGGAGCTCTCCGCGATCCTGGAGGACGAACGCCTGCTGAGGCGCCTGGTGTCGGGCGAGCTGACCGAGATGGCCAACGCCTACGGCACCGAACGCCGCACCGTGCTGCTGGAGTCGTCCGGGCACGCGGTCACCAGCACCGTGCCGCTCGAGGTGGCCGACGACCCGTGCTGGGTGCTGTTGTCCTCCACCGGGCTGATGGCCCGCACCACCGGCGCCGACCCGCTGCCCACGGAGGGCTCGCGCGCCAAGCACGACGTCGTGGTGTCCGCCGTACGCGGGACCGCGCGCGGTCAGGTCGGCCTGGTCACCAGCAGCGGGCGGCTGGTGCGCCTGAACGTGCTCGACATGCCGGCACTCCCGCCGACCGCTCACGTACCCAACCTCCAGGGCGGTGCGCCGCTGAGCGAGTTCGTCTCGCTGGACAAGGGCGAACGCGGTCTGTGCCTCACCACCCTCGACCCCGACTCCCCCGGCCTGGCGCTGGGCACGGCCGCCGGCGTGGTCAAGCGGCTCGCACCCGATCACCTGGCCAACCGCGACTCCTGGGAGGTCATCACCCTCAAGGCCGGTGACGAGGTGGTCGGCGCGACCGAGTTGCGCACCGGTGAGGAGGACCTGGTCTTCGTCACCAGTGACGCCCAGCTGCTGCGCTTCTCCGCCGGTGCCGTACGCCCACAGGGCCGGACCGCCGGAGGGGTCAGCGGGATCCGGCTCGGCGCGAAGGCCCGGGTGGTCTTCTTCGGTGCCGTGCCCGCCGACCGGGAGGCCGTCGTCGTCACCGTGGCCGGCTCGACCTCCGCGCTGCCCGGGATGGACGGCGGTTCGCTCAAGGTGGCTCCCTACAGCGAATACCCCGCCAAGGGACGTGCCACCGGAGGGGTGCGCTGTCACCGGTTCCTCAAGGGCGAGGAGGTCATCCAGCTGGCCTGGGCAGGGCCGGCGCCCGCGCGTGCGGCCACCGCCGCCGGTGCGGCCGTGCCCCTGCCGGCCGCGACCGGCCGGCGGGACGGCTCGGGCGAGCCGTCCACCAAGCCGATCGCCGCGATCGGCGGCCCGCTCGTCTGA
- a CDS encoding APC family permease produces MPDSASSASVTSDTDAEPELRRAIGPKLLLFFVVGDILGTGIYALTGKVAGEVGGAAWMSFGLSFVVAMFTATSYVELVGKYPKAAGAALYTQRAFGIHFLTFMVAFAVMCSGLTSAGAAARTFGGDYLTEFVEVPTLLVVVAFLVVLALVNFRGVSESVRLNVVLTCVEVSGLLFIIVIGAIAVLRGVGDPGRSFEFSSDGNPFGLVVSGAALAFFALVGFEDSVNMAEETHNPQRVFPRALFLGISITGVIYMLVAFIATSLVPLDALSASDGPLLEVVRVGAEWLPLAVFSFVALFAVTNSALINMLMASRLVYGMSRERIVPRVLGVVHRTRRTPWAAIVFTSVLAVGLAAWGGVSQLGGTTALLLLCVFTLVNAAVLVLRRDQVEHRHYRAPTVFPVLGIVSCAYLATPWSGRDPQEYAIAGVLLAIGLVLWLATWAGRRWGSASARS; encoded by the coding sequence GTGCCGGACTCCGCCAGCTCTGCCAGCGTCACCTCCGACACCGACGCCGAGCCCGAACTCCGCCGGGCCATCGGCCCCAAGCTGCTGTTGTTCTTCGTCGTCGGCGACATCCTCGGCACCGGCATCTACGCCCTGACCGGCAAGGTCGCGGGCGAGGTCGGGGGCGCCGCCTGGATGTCGTTCGGCCTGTCGTTCGTGGTGGCGATGTTCACCGCGACGTCCTACGTCGAACTCGTCGGGAAGTACCCCAAGGCAGCCGGGGCGGCCTTGTACACCCAGCGCGCGTTCGGCATCCATTTCCTGACGTTCATGGTGGCGTTCGCGGTGATGTGCTCGGGGCTGACCTCGGCCGGCGCCGCCGCCCGCACGTTCGGTGGCGACTACCTCACCGAGTTCGTCGAGGTGCCGACGCTGCTGGTCGTGGTGGCGTTCCTGGTCGTCCTGGCGCTGGTCAACTTCCGGGGAGTGTCTGAGTCGGTACGCCTCAACGTCGTACTGACCTGCGTCGAGGTGTCCGGCCTGCTCTTCATCATCGTGATCGGTGCGATCGCGGTTCTCCGGGGAGTCGGCGACCCGGGCAGGTCGTTCGAGTTCAGCTCCGACGGCAACCCGTTCGGCCTGGTGGTGAGCGGTGCGGCACTGGCGTTCTTCGCCCTGGTGGGTTTCGAGGACTCGGTAAACATGGCGGAGGAGACCCACAACCCGCAGCGGGTGTTCCCGCGGGCGTTGTTCCTCGGCATCTCCATCACCGGCGTCATCTACATGCTGGTGGCGTTCATCGCGACCAGCCTGGTGCCGCTGGACGCCCTGAGCGCCTCCGACGGCCCGTTGCTGGAGGTGGTCCGGGTAGGTGCGGAATGGCTGCCGCTCGCGGTGTTCTCCTTCGTCGCGTTGTTCGCGGTGACGAACTCCGCGCTCATCAACATGCTGATGGCGTCCCGTCTCGTCTACGGCATGTCCCGGGAGCGGATCGTTCCGCGGGTGCTCGGCGTCGTACACCGCACTCGGCGCACGCCGTGGGCGGCCATCGTGTTCACCTCGGTGCTCGCCGTCGGCCTGGCGGCGTGGGGTGGGGTCAGCCAGCTCGGCGGCACCACCGCACTGCTCCTGCTGTGCGTCTTCACGCTGGTCAACGCCGCCGTGCTGGTCCTGCGCCGGGACCAGGTGGAGCATCGCCACTACCGTGCGCCGACGGTGTTCCCGGTGCTCGGGATCGTCTCCTGCGCCTACCTGGCCACGCCGTGGAGCGGGCGCGACCCACAGGAGTACGCCATCGCGGGCGTGCTGCTCGCGATCGGCCTGGTCCTGTGGCTGGCCACCTGGGCCGGGCGAAGGTGGGGCAGCGCCTCGGCCCGGTCCTGA